GCCGAAGAGCAGCAGGTACGCGTAAAACCGCCCGAAGCGCTCGTGCGGGGAGAGGTACGCGACCGAGTACAGGCTCGCCAGCGCGCCGATCACCCCGATCAGGGTGGCGAAGAGCAGCGAGAAGCCGTCCCCCCGGAAGGCGAGCGCGAGCCCCAGGGTGGGGACCCAGCGGGTGACCTCCAGCGCGGGGAGCGCCCCCGGCATCCCGGCGAGCGGCAGGGCGAGGAGCAGCGCGGGCACGAAGGCGAGCGCGGCCACATACCCGGTGCGCCGTCCCAGGCGCGGCCCCAGCCAGGCGCACAGCGCGGCGAGAAGAAAGGGCAGGAAAACGGCGAGCGTCACGGCCCGCCCCGGAATTGACAGTACATTCGTCTCGCCACCTTGAACCCCATGACGCCGCGCCCTGGGGTTCCGGAGCGCCGCGGAGCTGTGAACGGATGAGCCGTGGCCGTTCCCCTTCGGCCCTCCTGTCCCCGAATCGGCGCGTGGGCGCCCCCGACCGACATGCAAGAGTCAGTCTAAGGGACCCCGGAACGCCCTCCGTTAGACAGGAATGGGAACCGGAAGCTTTGCTCAAGGTCCCTCGGTGGCAAAACGCCGCCCGGCACGGGAGCCGCAGCGGCGTTCTCGGGGCGGAGGTCAGCGCCGACGGCGCCCGAGCACGAACCACCCGGCGGCGGCGGCGAAAAAGCCCACGCCCGCGTAGGTCCACAGGTTCGGTCCCGGCTGGGGCGCGGTGACCTGACCGTTCACGGGCACACCGTTATTCACGATCACGTCCGGCCCGTCGAGGGCGTCCGCCACGCTGCTCACCGCCGTGAAGATCAGGGCGTACTTGAGGATGTCGTAGCCGATCCCCCGGCTGCGGTAGTAGCTCTGCGGGTAGGGGAAGTAACGGCCCGGGGAGAGCTGGTAGCGGTACTGCCCGCCCGGCGTGGCGCTGTAGGTGATCGCGCTGCGCGGCACGCCGGCCGGAAGGCGCACATTTTTCCACCCGTTGAGCTGGGTGGGCGTCACGCGGGCGGCGGCGGCCCGGTTCGCGGCGCTGCTCGCCGGGGCGGTCGTGGTGCCCCGCTGGGTCGTGCTCGGGGTGCGGGTGGAGGGGAGGGGGCTGCGGGGGGCGGTGTAGGTGCTGCCCGCCGAGTTGTTGCGGGGCGGCGTGGAGCGCGGGGTCGGGGCGGGGGCACGGTAACGCGGGGCGCTGTAGGTGGACCCCCGGCTGCCGCCGAAGCCCCCGCCGCTGCGCCGCTGTGCGTCGGCGACGCCCGCCGCGAGCGCGAGGGTGGTCAGGAGGAGGGTGAGAGGACGGTTCATCTCCCTACAGTACGGGCCGGAGGGCGCCGAAGTTCCCGCCGGGCACACGGTTTTCGCCGGGGTGAAGGGCGGACGAAGGCCCGGCTAGACGGCCCCGCGCCTTCCCTCCCCGCGCCCGGCGTACACTCCTCCCATGCCGTTCGGCGCCGCGTTTTTCTATTGGTTCGGTCCCCACCGGGCCTGACGCCAGCGCTGCCACCCCAGCCACGAGCCGCCCGGAGGAAGCCCACCTCCCGGCGGTTTTTCTTCGTCTCATCCGAAAGGCAGGTCCCCGCCGTGACCCACCCCGACCCCCTCATCCAGGCTGGCCGCACCGAGAACCTCAACGTCACGGGCTTCACGCCCCTGATCACCCCCCGTGCGCTCAAGGCCAGCCTGCCCCTCACCCCGGGGGCCGAGCGCACGGTGCTCGCGGGGCGCAAGGCCGCCCAGGACATCGTGCACGGGCGCGACGACCGCCTGCTCGTGGTGGTGGGGCCGTGTTCCATCCACGACTTCGGTCAGGCCCTGGAGTACGCCGGGCGCCTGGCCGACTTGCGCGAGCGGGTGAAAGACCGCCTCGAAGTCCACATGCGCGTCTACGTGGACAAGCCCCGCACGACGGTGGGCTGGCGCGGCTTCCTGATGGACCCCGATATGACGGGGGCGAACGACATCAACAAGGGCCTCTCGCTGACCCGCGAGCTGATGATCCGCGTCTCCGAACTCGGCCTGCCCGTCGCCACCGAACTGCTCGATCCCTTCGCGCCGCAGTTCCTCTTCGACGTGGTGGCCTGGGCCTGCCTGGGGGCGCGCACCACCGAGTCGCAGACCCACCGGGTCATGGCGAGTGCGGTGAGCGCCCCGATGGGGTTCAAGAACGGCACGGGCGGCGGCCTGAAGCTCGCCGTGGACGCCATCGTGGCGGCAAGCCACCCGCACGCCTTTTTCACCGTGGACGACGACGGGCAAGGCTGCATCGTCCACACGCGTGGCAACCCGGACGGGCACGTCATCCTGCGCGGCGGGCGGCA
This region of Deinococcus aestuarii genomic DNA includes:
- a CDS encoding 3-deoxy-7-phosphoheptulonate synthase, with the translated sequence MTHPDPLIQAGRTENLNVTGFTPLITPRALKASLPLTPGAERTVLAGRKAAQDIVHGRDDRLLVVVGPCSIHDFGQALEYAGRLADLRERVKDRLEVHMRVYVDKPRTTVGWRGFLMDPDMTGANDINKGLSLTRELMIRVSELGLPVATELLDPFAPQFLFDVVAWACLGARTTESQTHRVMASAVSAPMGFKNGTGGGLKLAVDAIVAASHPHAFFTVDDDGQGCIVHTRGNPDGHVILRGGRQGPNYAPQFVAEAESLMRSAGLDPAVMVDCSHANSGGDHTRQGLVWRDVLHQRTRGQGTVKGLMVESNLRPGKQAIPADLSGLHPGVSVTDACVGWDETEALLLEAHAALGRETVAS